The following are encoded in a window of Brevibacillus ruminantium genomic DNA:
- a CDS encoding transketolase yields the protein MKTVSAQKKINWLQKKSSETRRLILQTVHHAGAGHIGGPLSVTDLLIALYFDVMNIKPDEPLWAERDRFVLSKGHSAIALYTVLALRGYFPVEELKTFDDIDSRLQAHPDMKLLPGLDMSTGSLGQGISAAVGMALGAKLKQQTFSTYCIIGDGESQEGQVWEAADVAAKYELDNLVVIMDYNKLQQFGWKGTEGREREIPIFSPEDRWAAFGWNVLAIDGHDVEQIIEACQQAKRVHGKPTVVIAHTVKGKGVSFMENNYTWHAKVPNAEELKAALEELDMGV from the coding sequence ATGAAGACGGTTTCCGCTCAGAAAAAAATCAATTGGCTGCAAAAGAAAAGCAGCGAGACCCGGAGGCTGATCCTGCAAACGGTGCACCACGCGGGGGCAGGCCATATCGGCGGGCCGCTGTCTGTGACCGATCTCTTGATCGCTCTTTACTTTGACGTGATGAATATAAAGCCTGACGAGCCGCTGTGGGCGGAGCGGGACCGCTTTGTGCTATCCAAGGGGCACTCCGCGATCGCCCTCTATACGGTGCTGGCGCTGCGGGGCTACTTCCCAGTGGAAGAGCTGAAAACGTTCGACGATATCGACTCCCGCCTGCAAGCCCACCCGGACATGAAGCTGCTGCCCGGACTGGACATGTCCACAGGTTCGCTGGGGCAGGGGATTTCTGCCGCAGTCGGCATGGCGCTGGGCGCGAAGCTGAAGCAGCAAACTTTCTCCACATACTGCATCATCGGCGACGGGGAATCGCAGGAAGGGCAAGTATGGGAAGCGGCGGACGTAGCGGCCAAATACGAGCTGGATAATCTGGTAGTCATCATGGACTACAACAAGCTGCAGCAATTCGGCTGGAAGGGAACGGAAGGCCGCGAACGGGAAATCCCGATCTTTTCCCCGGAAGACCGCTGGGCGGCGTTCGGCTGGAATGTGCTTGCCATTGACGGCCACGATGTGGAGCAGATCATCGAGGCATGCCAGCAGGCGAAGCGCGTGCATGGCAAGCCGACCGTCGTAATTGCCCACACCGTCAAAGGCAAGGGCGTAAGCTTCATGGAGAACAACTACACATGGCATGCGAAAGTGCCGAATGCGGAAGAGCTGAAAGCAGCCTTGGAAGAACTGGATATGGGGGTGTAG